A section of the Leptidea sinapis chromosome 26, ilLepSina1.1, whole genome shotgun sequence genome encodes:
- the LOC126972419 gene encoding cysteine protease ATG4D — MNESSSFVSQGSVLMSVSSSNASQGTSTLSPASTSKENVRDSTDEFYDLKGKVESKLLSMWNNVKFGWTVKLKTNFSKESPVWLLGRCYHRKLSPSGSLESSTEVGTEATANEGVEHIYGEGIEGFKSDFISRLWMTYRREFPTMSGSTYTTDCGWGCMLRSGQMMLAQALVSHFLGRSWRWTPDKPIQNAREFQEECIHRMLIKWFGDKYSVNSPFSIHQMVKLGEALGKKPGDWYGPASVAHCLKLIMTAASQENYEFDKLEVYVAQDSTVYIKDIYSLCKSGGNSWKSLILLVPVKLGSERLNPIYGPCLTSLLTLEFCIGIIGGRPKHSLYFVGYQDDRLIHLDPHYCQEMVDVWQANFSLQSFHCRSPRKMPINKMDPSCCIGFYLSTMNDFETFINVISTFLIPQGVSSNNEYPIFTLHSGSHSDIMDPPNVRHSIFECEKNWVVPIQDCDTDIESEEFVLI, encoded by the coding sequence AGTTCAAGTAATGCATCTCAAGGCACCTCGACATTGTCCCCAGCGTCTACATCGAAGGAAAACGTACGCGATAGCACGGATGAATTTTACGATCTTAAAGGAAAAGTGGAATCGAAATTGTTGTCTATGTGGAACAATGTTAAATTTGGTTGGACTGTAAAACTTAAAACCAACTTTTCGAAAGAGTCACCAGTTTGGCTTTTAGGCCGATGTTATCACCGTAAACTTAGTCCCTCAGGCTCTCTAGAATCCTCCACTGAAGTTGGTACAGAAGCCACAGCAAATGAAGGAGTAGAACACATTTACGGAGAGGGGATTGAAGGGTTTAAATCAGATTTTATCAGTAGATTATGGATGACCTATAGGAGAGAATTTCCTACTATGTCAGGCTCGACATATACAACAGATTGTGGTTGGGGATGCATGCTACGAAGTGGACAAATGATGTTAGCCCAGGCCCTAGTGTCTCACTTTCTAGGTCGCTCTTGGAGATGGACTCCTGACAAACCAATTCAAAATGCTAGGGAGTTCCAAGAAGAATGTATTCATCGCATGCTTATCAAATGGTTTGGAGATAAATATTCTGTTAATAGTCCATTTTCAATACATCAAATGGTAAAGCTAGGTGAAGCTTTAGGTAAGAAACCTGGTGACTGGTATGGACCTGCATCTGTAGCTCACTGCCTTAAATTAATTATGACTGCAGCATCTCAAGAAAATTATGAATTTGATAAACTAGAAGTGTATGTTGCTCAAGATTCAACTGTTtatattaaagatatttattcacTTTGTAAATCAGGAGGTAATTCCTGGAAATCATTAATTCTATTAGTACCTGTGAAACTTGGATCTGAGAGGTTAAATCCAATTTATGGTCCATGTTTAACATCTCTTCTTACACTCGAGTTTTGCATCGGAATAATTGGTGGCCGACCTAAACATTCCCTATACTTTGTTGGCTACCAAGATGACAGATTAATTCATTTAGATCCACATTATTGTCAAGAAATGGTTGATGTATGGCAAGCAAATTTTTCCCTACAGAGTTTTCACTGTAGATCTCCAAGAAAAATGCCTATCAATAAAATGGATCCATCATGTTGCATTGGATTTTATCTATCCACAATGAATGATTTCGAAACCTTTATAAATGTGATAAGCACATTCTTAATACCACAAGGAGTATCTTCTAATAATGAATACCCAATTTTTACACTTCATAGTGGATCTCATTCTGATATTATGGACCCACCTAATGTAAGGCATTCAATCTTTGAATGTGAAAAAAATTGGGTGGTCCCAATACAAGATTGTGATACTGACATTGAATCAGAAGAATTTGTTTTAATctaa